Within Hydrogenophaga sp. PAMC20947, the genomic segment GGTGCTGGCGAGTTGTCCCCCGCGATCGAGCAGCGCCTCATAGGCCTGGAAGAGGGCACCCGCACAGTGATCGAGCTCGAACCCGGGGAAGGTTTTGGCGACCGGCAGCCCGAGATGGTGCAATGGGTGGCGCGCAAACTGTTGAACGAGCTGGGAGACCCCCATGAGCAATACCAGGAAGGTGACGTGGTGCAATTCCCCACGCCCGATGGGCTGGGAAGCTACGCGGGTGCTGCAATCGAAGTGCGTGAAGACGGAGCCGTCCTGTTCGACTTCAACCACCCGCTGGCGGGCCAGCCGGTGATCTTTGAAGTGCAATTGATCGGGGTGCTCTGATGGCCAATGTTCAAGACCTGTCCCAGGAAGTGCTGCTGGCCGAGCCGCGCGGGTTTTGTGCCGGCGTTGACCGGGCCATCGAGATCGTCGAACGTGCGCTGGCCAAATATGGCCGGCCAATCTATGTGCGGCATGAAATCGTGCACAACACCTATGTGGTGAACGATCTCAAGGAAAAAGGCGCGATCTTCATTGAGGATCTGTCCGACGTTCCCCCCGGCGCCACGCTGGTGTTTTCGGCCCATGGCGTCAGCCGGGCGGTGCAAGACGAGGCCAAGGCCCGGGGGTTTCAGATTTTTGATGCCACCTGTCCCCTCGTGACCAAAGTGCATGTGGAGGTGGCCAAGCTCCACCGTGAAGGCTATGAGTTCCTCATGATCGGCCACAAGGGCCATCCGGAGGTCGAAGGCACCATGGGCCAGCTCGACAGCGGCATCCACCTGGTTGAAGACCTTGCCGATGTGGGGCGTGTGTCACCGGCCCAGGCCGATAAGCTCGCTGTGGTCACCCAGACCACCCTCTCTGTGGACGACACCGCGGCCATTCTGGCGGCGGTCAAGGCGCGCTTCCCCAAAGTACGTGAACCCAAGCAGCAAGACATCTGTTACGCCACGCAAAACCGCCAGGACGCGGTCAAGCTGCTGAGCCCTCAGGTGGATATCGTGATTGTGGTCGGCAGCCCGACCAGCTCCAACAGCAACCGCTTGCGTGAAGTGGCCATCAAGCTGGGCACCCCGAGCCACATGGTGGACAGTGCCGATGAATTGCAGGCCGAGTGGTTTGAGAACCGGCCCCGCGTCGGGTTGACCGCCGGGGCTTCTGCGCCCGAAATTCTGGTGCAACAAGTGATCGACCGGCTCAAAGCCATGGGTGCGATCTCGGTGCGCAAGATGGACGGTCTGGTGGAGACGGTGAAATTTCCGTTGCCCAAAGGTCTGCGCATTGATGGCGCCGACGAAGGCGCGCCCCTTGACCATCTGCACTGATCGTCCGCCGTTTCCTGCCCTCGGCAAACCTACAATCCTCCCATGCTAGATATCACCTCCCTCCGCAAAGACCTCGACGGCGTGATCGCCCGGCTCGAGACCCGAAAGACGCCACAGGCCTTCCTGAGCGTGGATGCCTTCAAGGCGCTCGAAGCCGAACGAAAAACTTTGCAGACCCGTACCGAAGAGCTCCAGAGCCAGCGCAACACCCTGTCCAAACAGATTGGTCAGCTCAAGGGCAAAGGTGAAAACGCCGAGACTTTGATGGTGTCTGTGGGTGAGATCAAGGTTGAGCTCGAGGCATCTGCCGCTCGACTGGAGGTGATCCAGGCTGATCTGCTGTCGTTGCTGATGGCCGTACCCAACCTGCCACACGAGAGTGTGCCTGTGGGCGCCGGGGAAGAGGGCAATGTGGAAGTGCGCCGCTGGGGCACACCTCGCACCTTTGACTTTGAGGTGCGCGACCATGTCGAGGTG encodes:
- a CDS encoding FKBP-type peptidyl-prolyl cis-trans isomerase, with protein sequence MPQVQEGSFLTLHYRMSGLQGQVIINTFDGPPATLSLGAGELSPAIEQRLIGLEEGTRTVIELEPGEGFGDRQPEMVQWVARKLLNELGDPHEQYQEGDVVQFPTPDGLGSYAGAAIEVREDGAVLFDFNHPLAGQPVIFEVQLIGVL
- the ispH gene encoding 4-hydroxy-3-methylbut-2-enyl diphosphate reductase, translated to MANVQDLSQEVLLAEPRGFCAGVDRAIEIVERALAKYGRPIYVRHEIVHNTYVVNDLKEKGAIFIEDLSDVPPGATLVFSAHGVSRAVQDEAKARGFQIFDATCPLVTKVHVEVAKLHREGYEFLMIGHKGHPEVEGTMGQLDSGIHLVEDLADVGRVSPAQADKLAVVTQTTLSVDDTAAILAAVKARFPKVREPKQQDICYATQNRQDAVKLLSPQVDIVIVVGSPTSSNSNRLREVAIKLGTPSHMVDSADELQAEWFENRPRVGLTAGASAPEILVQQVIDRLKAMGAISVRKMDGLVETVKFPLPKGLRIDGADEGAPLDHLH